From the Solanum lycopersicum chromosome 10, SLM_r2.1 genome, one window contains:
- the LOC138339126 gene encoding uncharacterized protein produces the protein MYYKEEYYKGKKYIHIHKNWAFNELQINKTAQIASPLRKIGALNFEVPAEVSVTTLRELAGDKSTGAGIGAYNISGASDGVIEVEGILADIDGVTALVGISVGEAAGDDAGEENTGADSGFSITEDDGVSAGEIVFVGDIFTGEADGLIFGDSGTGDDEGVITGVLNFGRGVITDGSGAATVDDGVFPGEFIGETNGVDAGTIDDALGDIAGVMTGVLNLGRGVIADGTGAATLDDGIGAGEFIGETNGVDAGTIDDALGDIAGVITGVLSLGRGVIADGTGAATFDDGIGPGELIGEIDGEDAGTFDDALGDIVEVFTGLSGVALDGTGALSLNDGVLAGEIEVVGGVLDGD, from the coding sequence atgtattacaaaGAAGAATATTACAAAGGAAAaaagtatatacatatacataaaaattggGCCTTTAATGAACTTCAAATTAACAAAACAGCCCAAATAGCAAGcccacttagaaaaattggcgctttaaattttgaagttcCCGCGGAAGTATCAGTCACAACGCTTCGTGAACTCGCCGGCGATAAATCGACCGGTGCCGGGATCGGAGCATATAACATCTCTGGTGCCTCTGACGGAGTTATTGAAGTTGAAGGAATACTTGCGGATATTGATGGAGTCACAGCGCTTGTCGGAATATCTGTTGGTGAAGCTGCCGGAGATGATGCCGGAGAGGAGAATACAGGAGCAGATTCTGGATTTTCAATAACAGAAGATGATGGAGTGAGCGCTGGCGAAATTGTTTTCGTCGGTGATATTTTCACCGGTGAAGCGGATGGTCTCATTTTTGGAGACTCAGGCACTGGTGATGATGAAGGAGTGATCACCGGAGTTTTAAATTTCGGACGAGGAGTAATTACAGATGGAAGCGGAGCAGCCACAGTGGATGACGGCGTTTTCCCTGGAGAATTTATAGGCGAGACAAACGGGGTAGACGCCGGCACCATTGACGATGCTTTAGGAGATATTGCAGGAGTGATGACCGGGGTTCTAAATCTCGGCCGAGGAGTCATTGCCGATGGTACCGGAGCAGCAACGTTGGATGACGGCATTGGCGCAGGAGAATTTATCGGCGAGACAAACGGAGTAGACGCCGGCACCATTGACGATGCTTTAGGAGATATTGCAGGAGTGATCACCGGAGTTTTAAGTCTCGGCCGAGGAGTCATAGCCGATGGTACAGGAGCAGCAACATTCGATGACGGCATTGGCCCAGGAGAACTCATCGGCGAGATAGACGGCGAAGACGCCGGTACCTTTGATGATGCTTTAGGGGATATTGTAGAAGTGTTCACCGGACTTTCAGGAGTAGCCTTAGATGGTACCGGAGCACTGTCATTGAACGATGGAGTCCTAGCCGGCGAAATTGAAGTCGTCGGCGGAGTTCTCGACGGAGATTGA
- the LOC104649492 gene encoding uncharacterized protein — protein MHKDSPEKRPEKKQGHPISPAVLLHRTLSHEATIKQWACFSVLSLKHFVLLSSKSSVELHNRVVTSSQELNPNFFLEEAMEENEGGGSGDGHWDEVISALADDGFLVEEDDDDCGDLHNNMNVGENFLQSVRKNEEEEKAVELRQKTGNAAATAAIVASGISSGVDGSRDMAVRGNEMGESGKTADIANNASSNIENREIIQRPTAASANVLGNARNVGSSGNGSMVSGNATGSMGSIGALGGGDGSGGTILIVVNLLWWTTDAEVELELSRYGAVKEVVFYDEIASGKSNGYCRAEFCEPAAAMACREGMDGHHFNGRACVVRFSSPPSLKSMEEARMNRISLCYCLTQTTSVNQINRSNATVGNFQDGGHLGRAGPQMMGVDGVVGRGELISNAGDGLGQGIGAASSSIHPQTIMGHGFHPSFGGPMGNAGGGLRQGIGAASSSNHPQTMMGQGFHPGLGGPMGNGGGGLRHGIDAASSLIHPQPMMGQGFYSAFREPVRRIGGYGGFSGGQIVPFPPRLSPFRPAHFMRGMPMNSIRMMPRAGMEGPNMVRWTGYEHGYWAGESSNAAESDNQYGEESRDRGPGPSNRENDRPDSSSIDDREPSGRDHDWQEGRSQDDRDVGSSRGHDPERPHRDDNADRHRHRDRNK, from the exons ATGCATAAGGACTCGCCGGAGAAAAGACCGGAGAAAAAACAGGGGCATCCAATTTCGCCGGCGGTGCTGCTCCATCGGACTTTATCACATGAAGCAACAATAAAGCAATG GGCGTGTTTCAGTGTTCTTTCTTTGAAGCATTTCGTATTGTTATCGTCAAAATCAAGTGTTGAATTGCACAATCGAGTTGTGACAAGTAGTCAAGAACTTAACCCCAACTTCTTTCTTGAAGAAGCCATGGAAGAAAATGAAGGTGGGGGGTCGGGGGATGGCCATTGGGATGAAGTTATTTCAGCTCTTGCGGATGATGGGTTTCttgttgaagaagatgatgatgattgtgGGGATCTTCATAACAATATGAATGTTGGAGAGAATTTTCTTCAGTCAGTTCGGAAGAATGAGGAGGAAGAGAAGGCGGTTGAGCTGCGTCAGAAGACTGGCAATGCTGCTGCGACGGCTGCAATTGTAGCGTCTGGGATTTCGAGTGGGGTTGATGGGTCTAGGGATATGGCAGTTAGGGGGAATGAAATGGGAGAATCGGGTAAGACGGCTGATATAGCGAATAATGCTAGCAGTAATATTGAGAATCGAGAGATAATTCAAAGGCCTACTGCTGCTAGTGCTAACGTTTTAGGAAATGCTAGGAATGTTGGGAGTTCAGGGAACGGTAGTATGGTTAGTGGGAATGCTACCGGCAGTATGGGCAGTATCGGGGCCTTAGGTGGAGGAGACGGTAGTGGAGGGACGattttaattgttgttaatcTGCTTTGGTGGACGACAGATGCTGAAGTGGAGTTAGAGCTAAGCAGATATGGAGCTGTGAAGGAAGTTGTGTTTTATGATGAAATAGCTTCTGGGAAGTCGAATGGATATTGTCGGGCTGAGTTTTGTGAACCTGCAGCTGCCATGGCATGTAGGGAAGGGATGGATGGACATCATTTCAATGGGCGAGCCTGTGTGGTCAGGTTTTCTTCACCACCTTCGCTAAAGAGCATGGAAGAGGCCAGGATGAATCGAATTAGTCTGTGCTATTGTCTAACTCAGACCACTTCAGTGAATCAAATTAATCGGTCCAATGCTACTGTTGGTAATTTTCAAGATGGTGGGCATTTGGGCAGAGCAGGTCCTCAGATGATGGGGGTTGATGGCGTTGTAGGAAGAGGAGAGCTTATAAGTAATGCTGGAGATGGACTCGGACAAGGTATAGGTGCTGCATCTTCATCGATTCATCCTCAAACAATTATGGGCCATGGATTTCATCCTAGTTTTGGAGGGCCTATGGGGAATGCTGGAGGTGGACTCAGACAAGGTATAGGTGCTGCATCTTCATCGAATCATCCTCAAACAATGATGGGTCAAGGATTTCATCCTGGGTTAGGAGGGCCTATGGGGAATGGTGGAGGTGGACTCAGACATGGTATAGATGCTGCATCTTCATTGATTCATCCTCAACCAATGATGGGCCAAGGCTTTTATTCTGCTTTCAGAGAGCCTGTGAGGAGAATAGGTGGTTATGGAGGATTCTCTGGTGGTCAAATTGTACCTTTTCCACCTAGGTTGTCTCCATTTCGACCTGCACATTTTATGAGAGGAATGCCCATGAATAGTATACGAATGATGCCTCGTGCTGGTATGGAGGGACCTAATATGGTCAGATGGACTGGATATGAGCATGGCTACTGGGCAGGAGAGTCAAGTAATGCGGCAGAATCTGATAATCAGTATGGAGAAGAAAGCCGTGATAGGGGCCCTGGGCCTAGCAACAGAGAAAATGATAGGCCTGATTCTTCAAGTATAGACGACAGAGAACCTTCAGGGCGTGATCATGATTGGCAAGAAGGGAGAAGCCAAGACGATAGAGATGTTGGAAGCTCTAGAGGCCATGACCCTGAGAGGCCTCATAGGGATGATAATGCTGATCGTCATAGGCACAGGGACCGAAATAAGTGA
- the LOC101251039 gene encoding septin and tuftelin-interacting protein 1 homolog 1, which translates to MDDYQEMERFGMENDFEDGQWIGGEFYYRKRKEKKQVQTKDDTLYGVFASGDSDSDYEGSSSKKRKKGFSSKPDLTKPVNFVSTGIVMPNKEIDQNSKEENEEQLMPEEENRGLGLGFGAASAGGLGFGTGSSSNNNNSNADEVEADGGNFLPTAFGRKIKEGALRREKEREKEKSMLAKKSSASESGRRETGGDVGGFEKFTKGIGMKLLEKMGYKGGGLGKNEQGIVAPIEAKLRPKNMGMGFNDYKETSSAPALQESDGKQTVARPAILPVEGRSKEKLWSKQAKKVKKVYVTAEELLAKKQEQGLETVQKVFDMRGPQVRVLTNLENLNAEEKARENDVPMPELQHNIRLIVDLAELDIQKIDSDLRNEMETVVALQKEKEKLQAEAARQKRQFDNMEEIVGILDRIGEESTSGTLTLDSLAKAFADLQQQYVEEYTLCNLSSIACSYALPLFIRIFQGWDPLQTPTHGLEVVSLWKDLLQGNDIFAISDAASPYTQLFMEVVFPAVRISGTNTWQARDPEPMLRFLDSWEKLLPSSVLQSILETIILPKLSAAVNSWDPRRETVPIHSWVHPWLPLLGQRLESCYHTIRSRFESVLHAWHPSDMSAYYILSPWKTVFDATNWEKLMVRFIVPKLLAVMHEFQINPANQNLDQFYWVRTWATAIPIHHMLPILDIFFNKWQEVLYHWLCSNPNFEEVTKWYLGWKELIPPELQANEHIRYRLNLALEMMNRTVEGLEVVQPGLRENISYLRVLEQRQFETQKKAAVQAQSRPSVGSNSGIQMDGGVDMSMKEVIEVHAQENGLLFKPKPGRMQDGHQIYGFGNISIIIDSLNQKVFAQVEDRWSFVSLEQLLDLHNRSGSKRR; encoded by the coding sequence ATGGATGATTATCAGGAGATGGAGAGGTTTGGTATGGAGAACGATTTTGAAGATGGACAGTGGATCGGTGGTGAATTCTACTATCGGAAACGGAAAGAGAAGAAGCAAGTCCAAACCAAGGATGATACGCTCTATGGTGTTTTTGCTTCTGGTGATAGTGATTCTGACTATGAAGGATCATCTTCTAAGAAGCGAAAAAAAGGTTTTTCATCGAAACCTGACCTAACCAAACCTGTTAATTTCGTATCAACTGGAATTGTTATGCCTAACAAAGAAATTGATCAGAATTCCAAAGAGGAGAATGAGGAGCAGCTAATGCCAGAAGAAGAGAATAGAGGTTTAGGATTGGGATTTGGGGCAGCATCTGCTGGGGGCCTTGGATTTGGTACTGGTAGCAGTtcgaataataataatagtaatgctGATGAGGTTGAAGCTGATGGAGGAAACTTTCTGCCCACTGCTTTTGGTAGGAAGATCAAAGAAGGTGCTCTAAGACGTGAGAAGGAAAGGGAAAAGGAGAAATCTATGTTGGCGAAGAAATCTTCGGCGTCTGAATCAGGGAGAAGGGAAACTGGTGGTGATGTTGGTGGCTTTGAGAAGTTTACCAAAGGAATAGGGATGAAGTTGCTTGAGAAGATGGGTTATAAGGGAGGTGGGTTGGGTAAAAATGAGCAAGGAATTGTGGCTCCGATTGAGGCGAAGCTGAGACCTAAGAATATGGGAATGGGATTTAATGACTACAAGGAGACTAGTAGTGCACCAGCTCTTCAAGAATCAGATGGAAAGCAGACTGTTGCTCGTCCTGCTATACTACCTGTGGAAGGTCGATCAAAAGAGAAGCTTTGGTCAAAGCAAGCTAAAAAAGTGAAGAAGGTTTATGTTACAGCTGAAGAGTTGTTAGCCAAAAAGCAGGAGCAAGGCCTGGAAACTGTTCAGAAGGTGTTTGATATGAGAGGTCCACAGGTTCGAGTCTTGACGAATCTGGAGAACTTGAACGCAGAAGAAAAAGCAAGGGAGAATGATGTTCCTATGCCTGAACTTCAGCATAATATCAGGTTGATTGTGGACTTGGCAGAACTTGACATACAAAAGATTGATAGTGATTTGAGAAATGAGATGGAGACAGTTGTTGCTTTGcaaaaggagaaggagaagctCCAAGCTGAGGCAGCTCGTCAAAAAAGGCAGTTTGATAATATGGAAGAGATTGTAGGTATATTGGACCGGATAGGGGAAGAGAGCACATCTGGTACCCTGACGCTAGACTCCCTTGCAAAAGCATTTGCAGACTTGCAGCAGCAGTATGTTGAGGAATACACACTCTGCAACTTGTCAAGCATAGCGTGCTCATACGCTCTGCCTTTGTTCATTCGAATTTTTCAGGGATGGGATCCACTTCAAACTCCAACACATGGACTGGAGGTGGTTTCACTGTGGAAGGATCTTTTGCAAGGTAATGATATTTTTGCTATCTCTGATGCTGCATCTCCTTATACTCAACTATTTATGGAAGTTGTGTTCCCTGCTGTTAGAATATCTGGCACCAATACCTGGCAGGCTAGGGACCCTGAACCAATGCTTCGTTTTTTGGATTCTTGGGAGAAGCTATTGCCTTCTTCAGTTCTTCAGTCAATACTGGAAACCATTATTTTGCCCAAGTTATCAGCTGCTGTGAACTCCTGGGATCCACGTCGAGAAACAGTTCCAATACATTCCTGGGTTCATCCATGGTTGCCCTTATTGGGTCAAAGATTGGAAAGTTGCTACCACACTATTCGTAGTAGATTCGAAAGTGTACTGCATGCTTGGCACCCAAGTGATATGTCTGCATACTACATACTGTCTCCTTGGAAGACTGTTTTTGATGCAACGAACTGGGAAAAACTAATGGTCCGGTTTATAGTTCCAAAGTTGTTAGcagtgatgcatgaattccaaATAAATCCAGCAAATCAGAACCTTGATCAGTTCTATTGGGTCCGTACTTGGGCTACTGCTATTCCCATCCATCACATGCTTCCAATACTGGATATATTCTTTAACAAGTGGCAAGAAGTTTTGTACCACTGGTTATGCTCAAATCCGAACTTTGAAGAAGTCACGAAATGGTATTTGGGTTGGAAGGAACTTATTCCACCTGAACTTCAGGCAAATGAACACATTCGCTATCGACTGAATCTTGCTCTAGAAATGATGAACCGGACTGTTGAAGGCTTGGAGGTCGTTCAGCCTGGTTTGAGGGAGAACATAAGTTATCTTAGGGTTCTTGAACAAAGGCAATTTGAGACTCAGAAAAAAGCAGCAGTACAAGCTCAATCCCGCCCTTCTGTGGGCTCAAACAGTGGTATCCAAATGGATGGTGGGGTTGACATGAGCATGAAAGAAGTTATAGAAGTTCATGCTCAAGAGAATGGTTTGCTGTTCAAGCCTAAGCCTGGCAGGATGCAAGATGGTCATCAGATATATGGTTTTGGTAACATTAGTATTATTATAGATTCTCTCAATCAGAAGGTATTTGCACAAGTTGAGGACAGGTGGTCTTTTGTGTCACTTGAGCAACTGTTGGACCTGCATAATCGATCTGGGTCAAAGCGTCGATAG
- the LOC101254244 gene encoding DEK domain-containing chromatin-associated protein 4: MGEEGDTVAELAEVSADNNVAAEDKSKAFIEKNAEKDELKELEEDSKEADERDIENMDIDKEEVKESKRGKEKEETKFEVMEEETAEIPDNDKETVEDVANVQKKEKKSPEENAIEKGSKKSDKSKSGAQKKDRKRKRKVEDKKELEPKTPLAPTIVRPVRQRKSVERLVASIEGELTKEIFIEKGRGTALQDIPNVAYKLSKRKTDDTLKMLHNILFGRRGKAVQFKSNISQFSGFVWHENEEKQKMKVKEKLEKCVKEKLFELCDVLDIPVDKETSRKRDLESQLMDFLYAPHPTTSELLAEKEQSTKGKKKKSPSSTIGDLEGSTKSHKKKKAREPKDDQEEGPEVMKANDERSDDEMSKRTKTEEKDGKSEEGSKKDKKKHKRSSNKSSSKKEAGEVKTKKTPSNSSKSSKKNDNNDANSEVHSKKKTTEVVKGNSSTPKKPSSKDKTGKKDPNGKGHKKANKLKPSDDELRSAICEVLKEVDFNTATFTDIVQMLAKRYDTDLTLRKTSVKNMIQDELTRLVDEADEEDKDEQENTEDEKQPSVQGVEA, from the exons ATGGGAGAGGAGGGGGATACTGTCGCTGAATTGGCTGAGGTATCTGCCGACAACAATGTGGCAGCGGAAGATAAGAGTAAAGCCTTTATAGAGAAGAATGCTGAAAAGGATGAGTTAAAGGAACTAGAAGAAGATAGTAAAGAGGCTGATGAAAGAGATATTGAGAACATGGATATAGACAAAGAAGAGGTAAAAGAAAGCAAACGAGGCAAAGAGAAGGAAGAAACAAAGTTTGAGGTGATGGAAGAAGAAACTGCTGAAATACCAGATAATGACAAAGAGACGGTTGAAGATGTAGCCAACGtacagaaaaaggaaaaaaaaagccCTGAAGAGAATGCCATTGAGAAAGGATCAAAGAAGAGTGATAAATCTAAAAGCGGGGCTCAGAAGAAAGACCGGAAGAGGAAAAGGAAAGTGGAGGACAAGAAGGAACTGGAGCCTAAAACACCTCTGGCTCCAACAATTGTACGCCCTGTACGCCAACGCAAATCTGTTGAAAGGCTGGTTGCATCTATTGAAGGAGAACTCACCAAGGAAATCTTTATTGAAAAG GGTCGTGGAACTGCACTGCAAGATATTCCGAATG TGGCATACAAGTTATCCAAAAGGAAGACTGATGACACTCTCAAAATGCTACACAATATTCTCTTTGGACGACGAGGAAAG GCAGTTCAGTTCAAGAGTAATATTTCACAGTTTTCCGGCTTTGTTTGGCATGAAAACGAG GAAAAACAAAAGatgaaagtaaaagaaaagctTGAGAAGTGTGTCAAAGAGAAGCTGTTCGAATTATGTGATGTACTAGATATACCTGTTGACAAGGAAACATCAAGAAAG AGAGATTTAGAATCACAGTTGATGGATTTTTTATATGCTCCTCATCCTACGACATCTGAGTTACTTGCTGAAAAGGAACAG TCAACtaaaggaaagaagaaaaagagtcCTTCATCAACAATCGGTGATTTGGAAGGTTCAACTAAG AGtcacaagaagaagaaagcgCGTGAACCAAAAGACGACCAGGAGGAGGGACCTGAAGTGATGAAGGCTAATGATGAGAGATCAGATGATGAGATGTCAAAACGAACTAAAACTGAGGAGAAAGACGGTAAATCTGAAGAAGGATCCAAGAAGGACAAGAAGAAGCATAAGCGAAGCTCAAATAAATCATCCTCAAAGAAGGAAGCTGGAGAAGTTAAAACCAAGAAAACTCcttcaaattcatcaaaaagCTCAAAGAAAAATGATAACAACGATGCAAATTCAGAAGTGCATTCAAAGAAGAAAACTACTGAAGTAGTTAAGGGAAATTCATCTACACCAAAAAAACCTAGTTCAAAAGACAAAACTG GGAAAAAAGATCCGAATGGGAAGGGCCATAAGAAAGCGAATAAATTGAAGCCAAGTGATGATGAACTCAGAAGTGCAATTTGTGAAGTTCTAAAAGAAGTTGACTTTAATACG GCCACCTTTACCGACATTGTGCAAATGCTTG CCAAGCGGTATGATACCGATCTTACACTCAGAAAGACATCTGTTAAGAATATGATCCAGGATGAGCTCACTAGGCTAGTCGATGAGGCTGATGAAGAGGACAAGGACGAGCAAGAAAATACTGAAGATGAAAAACAGCCTTCTGTCCAAGGTGTAGAGGCTTGA
- the LOC101268147 gene encoding two-pore potassium channel 1 — protein sequence MAGSNINQPLLDQLPKTLQNVDSRRRRLRRLKSAPMPEFIPGEMNDIKDDQSLPRYESILNKLHPSFRKVILYLVIYLGIGTTCFYFVQNQIQGKKVNGVLDSVYFCVVTMTTVGYGDLVPNSSTTKLLASFFVFSGMALVGMVLSKGADYLVEKQETLLIKALHMRDKVGPSVILEEVETNKVRYKCFVITATLVVLIVVGTVFLAEVEKLSTIDAFYCVCSTITTLGYGDKSFSTKVGRIFAIFWILTSTICLAQFFLYVAEFNTERKQKELVQWVLSRKMTNVDLEVADLDNDRVVGAAEFVVYKLKEMGKISQDDISLLLDEFECLDVDQSGTLSTTDLSLAQSS from the exons ATGGCGGGCAGCAACATTAATCAGCCCTTATTAGACCAGCTGCCTAAAACCCTTCAAAATGTTGATTCAAGGAGAAGAAGACTTCGTCGACTTAAAAGTGCTCCTATGCCGGAATTTATTCCTGGAGAAATGAATGACATAAAGGACGACCAATCACTCCCACGTTACGAGTCAATATTGAATAAACTACATCCAAGTTTTAGGAAAGTCATTCTGTACCTGGTTATATACTTGGGAATTGGTACCACATGCTTTTACTTTGTTCAGAACCAGATCCAGGGAAAGAAAGTAAATGGAGTACTCGATTCTGTCTACTTCTGTGTTGTAACAATGACCACTGTTGGATACGGGGACCTTGTGCCTAACAGCTCAACTACTAAACTGCTtgcttctttctttgttttctccGGAATGGCACTTGTTGGAATGGTTCTAAGTAAAGGAGCAGACTACCTAGTGGAGAAACAGGAAACACTATTAATCAAAGCATTGCATATGCGTGATAAAGTTGGCCCAAGTGTTATTCTAGAGGAAGTTGAAACCAACAAAGTAAGGTACAAGTGCTTCGTCATAACAGCCACTCTTGTGGTGCTAATAGTTGTTGGAACGGTGTTCCTTGCCGAGGTAGAAAAGTTAAGTACCATTGATGCCTTTTATTGTGTCTGCTCTACCATCACAACACTAGGATATGGAGACAAAAGTTTCTCAACTAAAGTGGGGCGTATTTTTGCTATATTCTGGATTTTGACCAGCACCATTTGTTTGGCTCAGTTCTTCCTTTATGTAGCTGAATTTAACACAGAAAGGAAACAGAAGGAGCTGGTGCAATGGGTTCTTTCGAGAAAGATGACAAATGTGGACTTGGAAGTAGCTGATCTTGATAACGATAGGGTTGTAGG GGCTGCTGAATTTGTGGTTTATAAACTTAAGGAGATGGGAAAGATCAGCCAAGACGACATATCGCTCTTGTTGGATGAGTTTGAATGTCTTGATGTTGATCAGTCTGGAACTTTGTCAACCACAGATTTGTCACTTGCTCAATCATCTTGA